A genomic region of Arachis stenosperma cultivar V10309 chromosome 9, arast.V10309.gnm1.PFL2, whole genome shotgun sequence contains the following coding sequences:
- the LOC130949360 gene encoding uncharacterized protein LOC130949360 — MNINGVKKYRKVTNGQKWLGVAEPGKRKGWNRGEGVCSGVRRDGGARRHGGGGGGILRLVREEEDRGGEGGGCCWLKGVGGGEGGAAGWPAVEGGGCGWQWWRGGKRGRRKKREGEGDGTAVASGRRRRRGGGVAAGRRWLGEEEERRGRGLGVKGGLRD; from the coding sequence ATGAACATAAACGGAgtaaaaaaatacagaaaagtGACGAATGGACAAAAATGGTTGGGTGTTGCGGAACCTGGTAAGCGGAAGGGGTGGAACAGGGGAGAAGGTGTCTGCAGCGGCGTCCGGCGCGATGGTGGTGCACGGCGTCACGGTGGCGGCGGAGGGGGGATATTACGGTTAGTGAGAGAGGAAGAGGATAGGGGAGGGGAGGGTGGTGGTTGCTGCTGGCTGAAGGGGGTGGGTGGCGGAGAGGGGGGCGCGGCGGGTTGGCCGGCGGTGGAGGGCGGTGGCTGCGGTTGGCAGTGGTGGAGAGgggggaagagaggaagaaggaagaagagagaaggggaGGGGGATGGTACGGCGGTGGCATCTGGGCGGCGGCGGCGTCGGGGTGGTGGCGTGGCGGCTGGCCGGCGGTGGCtgggggaagaagaagagagaaggggaAGAGGGTTAGGGGTGAAGGGGGGGCTGCGCGACTGA